Within the Paenibacillus sp. AN1007 genome, the region GCACCGGCGGCAAATCCGGTGCACTGAACGATGGGCTGGAACTGGCGACGGGCGAATGGATCTGCATATTCGATGCAGATGCTGCACCGGAGCGGAATTCATTGATGTTTCTCGCGCAAAAATCGCTGGAAAACCCGGAGCAGTATGGTGTCGTGTTTGGTCGTAACAAAGCACGTAACCGGGGGCAGAACTTTCTCTCCAAATGTATTAATCTCGAAATTATTACATCGCAGCGTGTTTACCACACGGGGCTGTGGGAGCTGTTCAAGCTGGGAACGATTCCAGGTACCAATTATATCATCAAGACAAGTCTCATTCGTGAGATCGGCGGCTGGGATGTCACTGCCATTACGGAAGATACCGCCCTCTCATTTGAGATCATGAACCGGGGACAGCTGGTTGCACTTGCGCCGCAGGCAGAAGCATATCAGCAGGAGCCGGAGCAGCTGCGCGTCTACATGAAGCAGCGTGAACGCTGGGCTAAAGGGAACTACCAGGTTGTTCTGGATAACATTCATAACCTGTTTAATCGTTCCAGTTGGCGCAACAAACTGCTCGTTCTCTACTATGCCGTGAGCTACTTCTGGTTTATGCTGGCCATTATCGTGTCAGACATTATTTTTGTCGTGAACCTCGTATATCAGGTCATCGCTATGTTCAAACCGGAAGTAAGTTCTCCGTTCCAGTTCGCAGGAGATGCTTACGTTTATCTCGTGATTGGGTGGGCACTGATGTACTTCATCTATGTGCTGCAGATTAATCTGGCGCTCGCTGCCGATATCGGGCAGAGCAACACCCGCAATTTTATCTATTCATGCGTATCGTATTTCACGTACGCGCAGCTCTTCATTCTGATCTCGATTCGGGCATTCTACAATCTGCTGATGGACAAGATCCGCAAACGGGAGAGCAAATGGTACAAGACCGAACGCTTTGGATAGACGATGAGAGACTGTTTACAGACGGAATCTGTGAGCAGTCTTTTTGTTATGGCAGGAGTCGTTTATGTCTGGTATACTTTCACAGATTCCAGACAGGAGAGAATCCCTAAATGGTTAAATGATGGATGTGCAGCTCATGAACGAATGGAGGACGATACAGATATGGGTGAAAGAGGTTCGGATTTCTATGACAATGATGCTGTATTTCAGACGTATATGGAACGCAGGCAGGGGCAGGACAATGCCAATGATACACTGGAGAAGCCGGTTATGCTGGAGTTGATTGGCGATGCTGCGGGTAAGAATATTCTGGATCTTGGCTGTGGGGACGCAGGGTTTGCAGCTGAACTGTTGGGGAAACAGCATAAAGGTTTATCCTACACAGGAATTGAAGGATCGACCAATATGGTTCAGGCTGCCCGCAAATCAGTTCAGGGATTAAATGCCCGGATTGAGCAGTCTTATCTGGAGGAGTGGACGTATCCTGCGGACACATACGACTTGGCCATCTCAAGATTAGCAATTCATTACGTTAAGGATGTGGATCACCTGTTTCGCAGTGTATACGGTGCTTTGAAAACGAACGGTTCCTTTATATTCTCGGTAGAACACCCGGTCATTACATCCACGCTGCAGCCTTCTGGAATACGGACGAACTGGATTGTGGATCAGTATTTCGTCGAAGGTTTCCGCGAGCAGGAGTGGCTTGGGGGTTCGGTCAAAAAAATGCACCGATCCATTGAATCCTATTACACAGCACTGCAGCAGGCCGGGTTTCGTGTGGAGCAGCTGCGTGAGTCGGCACCGCAGCGTGCTTTTTTCACGGATGAAGAGACGTATCTGCGAAGACAGCGTATTCCGCTCTTTCTGTTTCTGTCCGCACGTAAACTGAAGTGAGTAAGTTATACTCAATTTAGGGAAAGTTCTGCACAGAAAACAGTGGATAACACAACATATAGGAGTGAAAAGCCCAAAAACTATCCACATGTGGATAAGATTTTGGGCTTTGCTTATGATTTATCCCTGATGCTGTGAATCTATTCTGATGCATCTAACCTTCAGCTGCAGCTGCTCGAACATAGACTCGCTCACCATGCTGCTCCACCTCTACCGGGGCTTCAAAGAAATCACTTAATACACTCTTAGTCATCAGATCAGAGGTTAATCCGCTGCCGAACACTTCTCCCCGGCGGAGCAGCAGGCTGTGCCGGAAGACAGGCAGTATTTCCTCTGTATGATGTGTGACATAGATCAGGGAAGGCGTATCAGCTTGAGCTGTGAGTTCACTTATGCTGTCCAGCAGACGCTCTCTGGAGAATAGATCAAGCCCATTACAGGGCTCGTCGAGAATGAGCAGCTGCGGATTTGCCATCAAGGCGCGGGCAATAAGAAGTTTTTGCTTCTCTCCTTGGGAGCAGGTGCGGTATTCGCGATCCCACAGATGCTGGCAGCCCAGTGTGTGCATCCAGTGCCTGGCCTGCTCCAGATCTTCATCTGCCAACTTGTCATACAGGCCAATGGTGGCATGTTTGCCGCTGATTACGACATACTGCGTGCGGTCGGAAGCATGCAGTTTCTCCTGCAGAGAGGAGCTCACCCAGCCGATCGACTTTCGAAGCTCGCGCAGGTCCACACTGCCATATTCATGACCAAGTACCGAGATGCTGCCTTCGGTTGGCCACAGGTAACCTGTAATCATATTGAGAAGCGTTGTTTTGCCGGAGCCGTTCAGGCCAAGCAGCGCCCAGTGTTCGCCTTTGTTTACACGCCAGCTGACATCATGCAGCAGCGTGAGCGGCCCTCTTTTCCAAGTAACATGCTGTACATCAATGATCATTCCAAACGTCCTCTCTTCCATATCGCTGTTTGAGTTACACGTGAGCCTGCTTCAATATCTTTATTGTAGGCACAGATTCCGAGCAGATTCAATGTTGAATTGGGACGTAAGGGCAGGCCTCTAATATTTGTTGTTGCCAAACAGTGAAGACTTTGCTAAGATGGGAAAAAGTTTATGTAAGCGTATACATTTAAATTAAAATTACAACGTTGTAATTACGATGTAAACACGGACTGAGAAGGTGTGATTGAAACTCAAAAGATACTTTGCTCAACAATTCTCGCATATATATACTTGTATAATAGAGGTTAATACAGAGTTGTATGTGCATCAATATTAGACCATGTCGGCAGAACAGAAATCTATTTTATCAAAAAATTCAAACGTTGTAATTATGAAGCGAAGGGGAGTGGTTACGTTGAAAAAACGCATGTCTACGCTGCTGGGTCTCATCCGGCGGGATAAGTATCTGCTGCTGATGTTCTCACCAATCTTTCTGTATTATCTCATCTTCATGTATCTGCCCATGCCGGGTGTACTTCTTGCCTTTCGTAACTTTATACCAGGTCAAGGCATGTTCAGTGGCGAATGGGTGGGGCTGCGCTGGTTTGAGCAGTTTGTGAACTCGATCTACTTCTGGCGGCTGCTGCGCAACACCTTTTTACTGGCTTTTCTTCCGCTTTTGTTCGGTTTCTCCATCCCCATCCTATTTGCAGTCTGCATCGTAGAGATTAAGAACCGAACCTTTAAACGCTTCGCGCAAACGGTTACGTACCTTCCTCACTTTATCTCCACCGTTGTGGTGGCCGGCATCATTATCAACTTCCTGTCACCAACAGACGGTATTGTAAACACCCTGATCGCAAGTCTCGGTATGGAAAAAGTAAACTTCATGATGGATGCCAGCTGGTTCCGCACCATCTTCACCAGTTCTGACATCTGGCAGAGCTTTGGCTTCAGCTCCATCATCTATATCGCAGCCATTATGGGGATTGACCCCGAGATGTATGACTCCGGCAAAATCGACGGCGTGAACAAATTTCAGGAGCTGTGGCATCTTACACTACCCAGTATCAAACCAACCATTGTCATTCTGCTGCTGCTGTCGCTTGGCGGCATTATGAGCGTAGGCTTCGAGAAAGTATACCTGCTCTACAACGGGGCCACCTATGAAACGGCAGATGTGCTGTCTACCTATGTATACCGGATGGGGATCGAGGGTCAGAATTATGGCTTCGCCACAGCAATCGGACTATTTAACTCCATTATTACCTTTGTGCTTGTTTTTGCAGCCAATACGATGACTCGCCGCCTTACCAAAATGTCACTCTGGTAAGACGCCTAATGAACCAAGAGAGAAAGGAGAACCTGTATGCAAAAATCGAGAAGTGACCGATTATTCTATGTCTTCGTCTATCTACTGACGATTCTGGCGGTTGTAGTCACCTTGTATCCGTTCCTGTACGTTGTCAGCATTTCCTTCAGTTCGGTGGATGCCATCGATAAACAGAAAGTGGTGCTCTGGCCTGTAGGATTCACCTTGTCAGGGTACCAGATGGTCCTGCAGTACAAGGAGTTGTGGGTTTCCTTTTATAACACCATCTGGTATACCGTTGTGGGTACGCTGCTGAACATTGTGGCCACCTGCCTTGCCGCGTTCCCCTTGTCGAGACAGCAGTTTTTCCTGCGGCGCAAACTGAACTTTTTCATCGCTTTCACCATGTATTTCTCAGGTGGCCTCATTCCGGTCTACATGCTGATTACATCACTGGGGCTGTACAATACCCGCTGGGTGATGGTGCTGCCAGTGCTGGTGATTACGTTTAACGTGATGATCTGCCGCTCGGCTTTTGAAGGCATTCCGAATGAAATTTTTGAAAGCGCCAGCATTGATGGAGCCAATGAGATGACGATGCTGTATCGTCTCGCTGTTCCGATTATCAAGCCAACACTGGCGGTGCTGACGCTGTACTATGCCGTATTCCACTGGAACAACTTCTTCTCGGCCCTGCTGTATTTGGGCAAACAGGATATGCAGACCCCTCCAGATGTTCCTGCGAAGGGTACTGATCATGGCTTCGCCGGAGGTTATGCAGAAGATGGGTGGTACGATGACATCCGGCGCACTGGCGGTTTCAACGCTGCAGGTTCGTTATGTATCTATTGTGGTCAGCATTCTGCCAATTGTGATGATCTACCCGTTTATCCAGCGGTACTTCGTTAAGGGCATTACCCTCGGAGCCGTGAAAGGATAGATTTTGCTGCTGGGCTTTTCTGTCAGAATGAAGTGGAAAACAGGGTTGTTCAAGGATCAAGGGAGTTCAAAAAGGATTCATACCAAGGAGGAATGATGGATGAGATTCAAAGGGGCAGGAAGAAAAAGTGTCATTGCAGCGATACTTGCGATCAGTTTGGCGGGCTGCAGCGGGGGGACAGGGGCAGGAACCGATGCGGGGAAAACACCTGAGAGTACAGAAAAAGCCTTCAATTATACCGGCGCCGGGCCGGTAACAGATCAACCGGATGCGAAGCTGTCTATCCTGGCAACGAACGCATGGACAACCAACGTAGACTTGTCTACCGCAGCCATCGTCAAGAAAATCGAGAGCAATGCAGGTGTGAAGGTAGATTGGGATCTGATCCCTCCTCAGAACTACGCAGATGCTGTGAACCCAAGACTGGCAGCGGGTACGGGGCTTCCGGATATCGTGTACCTGCCGGATCAGGACCAATTAATGAAATACATTAACAGCGGTCTGTTCATGCCGATTAATGATCTGGTAGACAAATACGGAGTCAATCTCAAAAAAATATATGAAAAGTCTCCATCGGTTAAAGCCAGTTTAACGACGCCAGATGGTAAAATGTATTATATTCCGCAGCAGACGCTGACCCGAAACTACATGCCCGTATTCATGGTTAATGAGCGCTGGCTGAAAAAACTGGGATTAAGCGAACCGACCACACTGGATGAGTTCACAGCGATGCTGCGCAAATTCAAAACAGACGACCCGAACGGCAACGGCAAAGCAGATGAAATTCCATTGTCTATGGAATCCAAGTTTGTACCGATGGCCTTTGGCCCAGCCTTTGGACTTGATCTGTCTAACAATTTCTATGCCGATGATCAAGGCAAAGTGCACTTCAGTTATTATGAGCCAGCTTACAAGGAATATCTGACATACTTGAATGGTCTGTATAAGGAAGGTCTGCTTGGAGTGGACTATGCGAGCACGACGAGTGACCAGGTTACCTCACGGATCTCCCAGGATGTAACTGGAGCAACGTTTAACTTCAGCTGGTATATGTCGATGGTGTACAGCCCGCTGTTCAAGGATTACAAGCCGGAAGAGTCTATTATCAAAGGCATTCTGCCATTAAAAGGACCGCACGGAGACCAGTTCTACATCGGACGTACACCGGTTAGCGGCATCTTCGGCATCAGTAAGGACAGCAAAAATCCGGAACTTGCTTTCCGCTTCCTGGATTATGCCGTCAGTGATGAAGCACAGACGTATTACACTTGGGGGATCAAGGATGATACCTATACAGAAGAGAACGGTGTAAAGAAATTCACGGATAAAGGTAAAGACAATGAATATATCCAGAAGCTCGGAATTGGTCCGGTCAATCTGCCCAATATCCAATCCACAGATTCGGCAGATTCCATCGTTGCACCATGGCATGCGAAGCTGGACAAAGAGTTAGAAAAATATGTGCGTGAGCCGTTCCCGTTTGTGTACGCGCTTCCGGATGAAGCAAGCGTTGAAAGCATGTCGATGCCTGACATCACCACCTATGTGGAAGAGATGAACTTCAAGTTTATTAGCGGTGACGCAAGTCTGGATCAGTTCGACAGTTATATCGAGACTCTGAAGAGCATGAATGTTGAACAAGTGATTGCAGGCAGACAGGCTCAATATGATCGCTATAAAGCTGCACAGAAATAGAAACAGGTTTCAGGCATATGAGAGGTGTTGATTCCATTTGATTACCATTAAAGATATAGCCAAACTGGCGGGGGTGAGCTACAGCACAGTATCGAAGGCACTGAATGACGATCCCCGAATTAAACCGGCAACCAAGCAGAAGGTGCTTGCGGTAGCGGAAAAACACCAATACCGGAAAAACATGCTGGCCCGGCAGCTCTCTACCGGCAGGAGCAATATCATTGGTTTTGTGCTGGATGAGCTGAGCAATCCATTGTTCTCCAACATATCAGGCAGCCTGCATACCGAGCTGAAGAAGCGAGGATATCAGATGATTCTGGTTGCAGCCGATGACGGGGTGGATGTGTTCAGCCAGCTGCGGGTGGATGGTTGTATTCTGTGGGACTATGCACTCGACAACCGGGATGCATTTTGGAAAAAATTCGCAACGCTGAACATGCCATGTTTCGTACTCGGTACAGATGAAGCCCCGAATTCGCCTTACATCAAGATTGATCGTAAGGAGGGCCTGTTCAAAGCAGTGGAGCATCTGAAATCATTCGGTCACAGCCGCATCGGATTCATCGGCAACTCACAGCATGTCAAGCTGGAAGGGTATAGGGAAGCGCTGCGAGCGCACGGGTCTGACTTTTAATGAGGACGATGTGCTGCCAGCTTACTCTTCATGGGAAGATGGCTATTTTGCCATCCGAAATTATACGTTTGGCCCTGAGTCTCCAACGGCATTTATCGGCCTGAACAACCTCGTGACACGGGGGGCGCTTCGGGCGCTTCTCGAAGCAGGTTACAGCGTGCCGCGTGACATCTCGATCATTGGCTATGACGATCTGCCTGATATGCAGTATGCCGAAGTCGCGCTGACCACCATCGGTCCGCCGCTGGATGAACTCGCTGTTCAGGCGGCCGAGCTGATTGTATCCCTGATCCGTGACGAGCAGGTGGATGTACCGGTTGTCATCCAGCCGAAGCTGAATTTGCGTAATTCAACAGCAGTGTGCCGGCAGTAATGCCGGATTTCGTAGAAAGAATGAGCAGAATGAGAGCAGTGATTAGTAACAGATCCGATGTACGTCATTATTCGAACCAATACAAAATACTAGGAGGTACCGCGATGCAGGTACAGACACAGTTATCCTGGTCCGAGCGAATTGCAGCTTCGATTATGCAGCAGTGTAACGAGGAAGGCTTTCATGCATTTCCTTCAGGACGATGGGCATATGTGGAGGGCATGACGTTAATGGCTGTGGCACGAACAGGGGAAGAGTATAACAGGCAGGAATATATCGATTTTATGAAAAAACATATGGACCTGTATGTGCAGCCAGATGGCTCCATCGGTACTTACTCCTTGGAAGAATATAATCTGGATCAGATTAATCAAGGGAAAAACCTGTTTGCGTTACTGGAAGGTGCTGAGGATGGGCGCTACGCGGAGGCAGCTCATCTGCTTGCCGCACAGCTTGCGGGCCAGCCCCGAACGTCCGAGGGAGGATTCTGGCACAAAAAAATCTATCCATTCCAGATGTGGCTGGATGGGCTGTACATGTCTTCCCCTTTTCTCTCCCAGTATGCAAAGACGTTCCAGCGTCCGGATTTATGGGATGAGGTGGCCCATCAGATTTTGCTGATTGAACGAAAGACACGCGATCCACGTACCGGACTGCTGTATCACGGGTGGGATGAGTCGAAGGAGCAGATCTGGGCAGATTCCCAGACGGGATGTTCTCCGCACTTCTGGAGCCGAGCGATGGGCTGGTATGCGATGGCAATTGTGGACAGTGTGGAGCATTTTCCACTGAATCATCCCAAACGGGGTACGATTATTGGCATCTTTGAGCGGATGTGTAATGCATTGGTACGTATACAGGAGCAGGAGAGCGGACTCTGGTTCCAGGTGCTGGATCAAGGATTCCGCAAAGGAAACTATTTGGAAGCTTCAGGTTCAAGTATGTTTGTATATGCACTTGCAAAAGGAGTCCGCCTGCGATATCTGGAACCTCACTTTAGAGCAGCTGCAGAGAAAGGCTGGCAGGGGCTTACCTCCAGATTGGTCGAGGAGACGGCTGAAGGTGTGCGGTTAAACGGCATATGTCATGGGGCGGGACTGAGTCTGGATCGTGATGGATCATATGGTTATTATGTCAGCGAGGCAGTTGTAAGCGATTCCTTTATGGGCGTTGCCCCGCTGCTGCTGGCCGCACTGGAAATGGAGCGTTTGCCATGACGGAGCATCGCTTGCCGGAAGTACAGCTGGCAGCGGAGTTGGAAGCGGAGTCAGCGCCCTCTTATATCACTGTTGCTTCTGATGGATCGGGAGATTATTCGAGCATTCAGGCTGCAATCGATGCGCTGCCGGACAATAGTAATGGGTGTGTTGGAGTCAGTGATATGGGCAGTGGTAGCGACCGCGGCAGTCTTCCAATTCGAGTGAAGGCAGGCGTATATTATGAAAAGCTGCACATGGAGAAGCCGGGCATTCATCTGATTGGTGAAGGGGCCGAGCAGACGATCATCACCTACGATGATCATGCGCTCAAGAGATTTGCGGACGGCTCGCAGTACCATACGTTCCATTCCTACACAGCATTTATCGGAGCAGATGATTTTACAGCGGAAGGAATCTCCTTTGTGAACTCGGCCGGACCGGGCAAAGAGGTAGGGCAGGCGCTGGCCGTTTATGTGGATGGGGACCGTGCGGTGTTTCACAGCTGCCGTTTTATCGGTTATCAGGATACAATCTTTACGGGACCGCTGCCCGAGCAGCCTTTGGACCGCAGTTATTTCGGCGGGCCGCGGGACGGTGCGGAGCGGCGTAAGTTAAGACAGTATTTCGAGAATTGTTATATCGAAGGGGATATCGATTTTATTTTTGGCTCGGCTACGGTTGTGTTTAAGGGCTGCGAGATTTTTACGAAGAGCCGTCTGACGGAAGCGGAGGCCGCGGAAGGGCAGGTGAATGGCTGGATTACGGCAGCTTCTACACCAGAGGATGTTCCTTACGGGTATATATTTGTAGACTGTGATCTGACCAGCAATGCTCCTCCACAATCGGTCTATCTGGGCAGGCCATGGCGTAATCATGCCAAAGTCTGTTTCTTGAACTGCTGGCTTGGCGCGCATGTGAAACAAGAGGGCTGGCACAACTGGGACAAGTCTGAAGCGGAAGCGACGGTCCATTATGCAGAATATAAAAGTGCCGGACCCGGAGCAAAAGGTGCGGACGATCGTGTGTCATGGTCCAGAATACTGACGGACGAAGATGCAGCCGAGTATGAGTTATCCCGCGTTCTATCAGGGGATGACGGCTGGAAGCCTTTCATATAAACTGGGACTGGAAATTCACTCAGACCTGGAGCTGAACCGAAGTGTACGTAGAAGGAAGAGCCGGTGTAGAGCTTGAGTTCGAAGCCAGCATCAAGGTAGAGCTGGAGTCAGAGCAGTGCTGGAAGTAGAGGCTGGAATGAAATCTAGGGTGCTGGATTTCTTGGCGAGATCAGGCAGTGATATATTTCGGTGGGTATTGTTTACAAGGCGAGCAGAGGCTGTATCTAAATTTCGGATCGAATTTAGAGCAGCCTCTTTGGTGCTTTACTTTTTAAGAAGATTTGTGATTTGTTTCTCCAATGCTCTGTGCTCTGCCTGAAGTGTTTCAATTTCTTTTTTACCCGGACAGAATAAACATTGAACCGATGGAGATCGAAACAAGTTAGAACCGCTTCATTTTAGCTGAACCCATGCACCTCACCTCTCATTTAGAAGATATATGGAATAGAAGCGCTGGTTTAACACCAAGTTTTGCTCTCGGCTGCAGCTTGGATAAATGCCAGAGGAGCAGAATATAGCGTAGAGTACAGCTTAACAGGTAAGGTCTATTCAATTTGTTTGTTAACTTTCACTTTTGAAGATCAAATGTTAGATGATACTTTTATTATGGTCCCATGATGGATCTTAGCTGATATAGTTATAATAGGTTATTAACCTATTACTTGTATATTTGTGGAGGTGAGCATAATGGAGCGGGCAAATTCAATTCGAGAACAATTGATGCAATACATACAGGATAATCAGATAAAACATTCCCATTTCGCTCATCGCTCTGGCATCAACTCAGGAACCCTCAGTCGTATATTACAAGGTAATAAACCTATATCAATGAATCAACTCGCAGCGATTACTGCCGGAATGGGCTTACCCGAAGACTACTTTTTTAGTGATTATATCGATGAGTGCTTCTCTACTCTAATCACCATCAGGCGTATAAGACCCTTTATATTCCGCTGCGCTGATATAGATCGGATTGATTGTATCCAGCAGGTAACTAACCGTATATTAGAAGACCTTTCTTATGTTCCCGTATTATTTGATATGGCTGAAGAGTTATTTGAGGATAACAAACATGCGGCTGCTGGAATTCTCTATAGAGGTGTGAGTGAAGCAGAGAAATATCAGCATTCTGAGCGTCTTGCGCTCAGCCAATATCGGTTGTTTTTAATTAGTCTCGGAGAAGATATGGAGGAAAATGTACGTGCAGCCGCTCAGTTTGAAATATACGTGAATCGACTGGATGAAGCTGATCAGCTTGATGCGTTAAAACAACTAATGCATGTTTTTGGAATGGCTCATAAATGGGAAAAGGTTGATATATTAGCTAAAGAAATGCAGCGTATCGCAGTAATACAATATGAGATGCAGCATCGTTCTCTACGCCCCACAGAAGAAAGGAAGCGTGCTGAAAGACCGTTTTATTACTATATTTTATATGCCTATCTGTCTCAAGCTACAGCAAGTGAACATTGCGGTGATTACCAGAGAGCATTGGAATTTGTTGCATTGTATAACAGCGGGGAATGCTGGATTCGAGAGCAGGATGAGGAAGCCCGGCAGATTATTGGGCAGTTTTCGGAATGGGCGGTCGCTAATACATATCTGTATCGTTTGATGTCGGGAGAGGTAGGTGTCATCAATGAATATGCGGATTATATAGCAGGCCGTGAAGGAGAGATATTCCTTGCTTTGTGGCACATGATTCAGGCGGCGAATCAGTACCATTTCAACATAGATAAAATCTTGGAGCGGTTCGCAGAGTATATCCCTTATCAATCGGGAAAAGCTGCGTTTGGCGAGTATAAATCGACGATAGTTAAAGAGAGATATGTTCAGTTTTTAGGTGATTTGGCAGTTTACCGATTCAATGAGAATAAGGATATTCATGCTTCCACGGAGCTTATGTTAGAAGGGTTGAATTTATCCATAGCTATGGGGAGTAGTAAAATTATACATTCATGCTTGGCGTTTTTTGAGAAGATCAAAGCTCATTCAGAACTCTTTGAAGCTAAGTTGAAGTGAATCATTCTTTGGCTTTTACGGAAAGAAGAGCATTTTATATTTTCAATGATCTCATTTTGTGCCTTTAAAATTATTTTCTATAACTTGACATCAAATTCTAAAATGATTCAAGAAGGGTCATCGAACAGTCGGAGATTCTGGACAAACTCATTAACCAGTTTAATATGTAAAACCAAATTAAAAACAAAGCCGATTGATGAACAATCGACTTTGTTGACAGCGTATTATTTTGTACAGACGAATGAGAATCAGAAATCAAAGTTGTCCGGGTCTGGACCTACACGCACGTTCTCGTTCAGTGCATTGATGCGCTGCATCTCTTCCGCGGACAGCTCGAAGTCATAAATGGCCGCATTCTCAATAATCCGATGTTCCTTCGTTGATTTCGGGATGGTTACAACACCATTTTGCAGATCCCAGCGCAGGATGACTTGAGCGACAGACTTGCCTTTGGCTGCAGCGATCTCTGTGAGTACAGGATTGTCCAACAGTTCACCCTGCATGAGCGGTGACCAGGCCTCAAGCTGAATGCCATGCTGCTCACAAAAATCCTTTAACTCAACCTGTGTCAGACGTGGGTGGTATTCGACCTGGTTGACCATAGGTTTCACCTGCGCATCCTGTATCAGATCCTGCAGATGGTGGATCTGGAAGTTGCTTACGCCAATTGCGCGGATTCGGCCTGCTGCGTACAATTCCTCCATGGCTTTCCATGCCCCTTTGTATTTGCCGGCTTTGGGCCAGTGAATCAGGTACAGGTCCAGAACATCCAGTCCAAGCTTGTTCATCGTTGTATCAAATGCGGCAAGTGTCTCGGCATATCCGAGGTCCGCATTCCATACTTTGGAGGTAATAAAAAGGTCTTCGCGCTTTAATCCGTTCTCCTGCAGTGCTTCGGCAATCGCCTGGCCTACACCGGACTCGTTACCATAGATGGCAGCTGTATCAATACTGCGATAGCCGTGTTTAACCGCGCTTTTTACCGCTTCAATCAGTTCGGAACCTTCTTCAACCTTGAATACGCCCAGACCAAACCAAGGCATATGAACGCCGTTATGCAGTGTTGTAGTGGATTGCAGATGTTGTGCTGTTGTCATGAGAAATCCTCCTTAAGGTGAGTGAATATTTCCATTTAAAGTGAGATTGCCAAAATTTCATGATACAAAATCAAATCATAGTAGATCAAATTGCATCCAGCGTATATAGTTACGTATATAGTCTGTCGAAATTGGATATGAAACCGGTTCCCGTTTCAGACTTTTTCTCTTCAACCAGAAGATAGCTGACTTAACGGGTTAAACTTTAATGAAGTTAGGCTCCCTTTTATCCAACTTGTCTGAATGCGCTGTGACCTGCTGTTCCAGATGTTTGGCCCATATCGTCAGCATTGCCGCAATGAGCACCATTAATGCACCAACCCAGGTGGTA harbors:
- a CDS encoding extracellular solute-binding protein; this translates as MRFKGAGRKSVIAAILAISLAGCSGGTGAGTDAGKTPESTEKAFNYTGAGPVTDQPDAKLSILATNAWTTNVDLSTAAIVKKIESNAGVKVDWDLIPPQNYADAVNPRLAAGTGLPDIVYLPDQDQLMKYINSGLFMPINDLVDKYGVNLKKIYEKSPSVKASLTTPDGKMYYIPQQTLTRNYMPVFMVNERWLKKLGLSEPTTLDEFTAMLRKFKTDDPNGNGKADEIPLSMESKFVPMAFGPAFGLDLSNNFYADDQGKVHFSYYEPAYKEYLTYLNGLYKEGLLGVDYASTTSDQVTSRISQDVTGATFNFSWYMSMVYSPLFKDYKPEESIIKGILPLKGPHGDQFYIGRTPVSGIFGISKDSKNPELAFRFLDYAVSDEAQTYYTWGIKDDTYTEENGVKKFTDKGKDNEYIQKLGIGPVNLPNIQSTDSADSIVAPWHAKLDKELEKYVREPFPFVYALPDEASVESMSMPDITTYVEEMNFKFISGDASLDQFDSYIETLKSMNVEQVIAGRQAQYDRYKAAQK
- a CDS encoding ABC transporter permease subunit translates to MSTLLGLIRRDKYLLLMFSPIFLYYLIFMYLPMPGVLLAFRNFIPGQGMFSGEWVGLRWFEQFVNSIYFWRLLRNTFLLAFLPLLFGFSIPILFAVCIVEIKNRTFKRFAQTVTYLPHFISTVVVAGIIINFLSPTDGIVNTLIASLGMEKVNFMMDASWFRTIFTSSDIWQSFGFSSIIYIAAIMGIDPEMYDSGKIDGVNKFQELWHLTLPSIKPTIVILLLLSLGGIMSVGFEKVYLLYNGATYETADVLSTYVYRMGIEGQNYGFATAIGLFNSIITFVLVFAANTMTRRLTKMSLW
- a CDS encoding glycosyltransferase yields the protein MADIILILSIFSIWIAVFESIVIMAGAIRFIRKQEKRGIQIPDNMEQYPTVTVMVPAHNEGLVIVATVEHILRLNYPEDKVQVIVIADNCTDDTADRLQSFLSQTSYMHRKVTVLERKGTGGKSGALNDGLELATGEWICIFDADAAPERNSLMFLAQKSLENPEQYGVVFGRNKARNRGQNFLSKCINLEIITSQRVYHTGLWELFKLGTIPGTNYIIKTSLIREIGGWDVTAITEDTALSFEIMNRGQLVALAPQAEAYQQEPEQLRVYMKQRERWAKGNYQVVLDNIHNLFNRSSWRNKLLVLYYAVSYFWFMLAIIVSDIIFVVNLVYQVIAMFKPEVSSPFQFAGDAYVYLVIGWALMYFIYVLQINLALAADIGQSNTRNFIYSCVSYFTYAQLFILISIRAFYNLLMDKIRKRESKWYKTERFG
- a CDS encoding ABC transporter ATP-binding protein yields the protein MIIDVQHVTWKRGPLTLLHDVSWRVNKGEHWALLGLNGSGKTTLLNMITGYLWPTEGSISVLGHEYGSVDLRELRKSIGWVSSSLQEKLHASDRTQYVVISGKHATIGLYDKLADEDLEQARHWMHTLGCQHLWDREYRTCSQGEKQKLLIARALMANPQLLILDEPCNGLDLFSRERLLDSISELTAQADTPSLIYVTHHTEEILPVFRHSLLLRRGEVFGSGLTSDLMTKSVLSDFFEAPVEVEQHGERVYVRAAAAEG
- a CDS encoding carbohydrate ABC transporter permease, whose amino-acid sequence is MQKSRSDRLFYVFVYLLTILAVVVTLYPFLYVVSISFSSVDAIDKQKVVLWPVGFTLSGYQMVLQYKELWVSFYNTIWYTVVGTLLNIVATCLAAFPLSRQQFFLRRKLNFFIAFTMYFSGGLIPVYMLITSLGLYNTRWVMVLPVLVITFNVMICRSAFEGIPNEIFESASIDGANEMTMLYRLAVPIIKPTLAVLTLYYAVFHWNNFFSALLYLGKQDMQTPPDVPAKGTDHGFAGGYAEDGWYDDIRRTGGFNAAGSLCIYCGQHSANCDDLPVYPAVLR
- a CDS encoding class I SAM-dependent methyltransferase produces the protein MGERGSDFYDNDAVFQTYMERRQGQDNANDTLEKPVMLELIGDAAGKNILDLGCGDAGFAAELLGKQHKGLSYTGIEGSTNMVQAARKSVQGLNARIEQSYLEEWTYPADTYDLAISRLAIHYVKDVDHLFRSVYGALKTNGSFIFSVEHPVITSTLQPSGIRTNWIVDQYFVEGFREQEWLGGSVKKMHRSIESYYTALQQAGFRVEQLRESAPQRAFFTDEETYLRRQRIPLFLFLSARKLK